In Methanobacterium formicicum, the following are encoded in one genomic region:
- a CDS encoding glycosyltransferase family 39 protein has translation MKNKAGLVENIRERLKNPLIILTIVTVTIAIYISAVQISIGVNYFDVFSYLNVALFYAGMGPVNPDLLHGPFLIPFLTSLVFRAGFVSSNIIIIIDAIIFIFGVIGFYLLLKQRFNEIQSLCGCLIYISFPLIISWAASGSIDVPAISFSIWAIYLMVRGVEEHSKYLYLALPLFVLAVLTRYTAALLIFPMILYLAMGSALEKGLKTHLTHLLVAGALITPVVIYLYQKFKYISYLLLLMNASISNWRSIGMGDVAYNPDNLYYLHNLLNYMGVGPVKGSYYQLFSPSQAVPSILSYLTVVLVLCGLSIYVYSILKNKIEQVSQRDKKSLVQIVALVFLIILSLVSFFYLSYIITDILLFLTCLLSYKIFHHGKNSHLKIDLLFLCWFLTFFIMHSTIPMKVDRYFITVLPALAYFIILGLSVLIERYKLRINNKTWKTWGLYAVVGLIFLTSSTVTFMGHTPNTCLIKYIEPSTQWLEDYDPQCQEKVIFSDYSPAVSWSMKKMVIGGVLKDFKNTNEFSSMLTAAGAEYYIDALSEKKPVLKDYHVIKENGDIVIYQKNEDFES, from the coding sequence TTGAAGAATAAAGCTGGTCTAGTTGAAAATATCAGGGAAAGGCTTAAAAATCCTCTGATAATTTTAACCATTGTAACCGTGACCATTGCCATCTATATTTCTGCGGTTCAAATATCAATTGGGGTCAATTACTTCGATGTATTTAGTTACCTTAATGTTGCCCTATTTTACGCTGGAATGGGACCGGTAAATCCTGATTTATTACACGGGCCTTTCCTAATTCCTTTTTTAACTTCCCTGGTGTTTCGGGCAGGTTTTGTGTCCAGTAACATCATCATAATTATAGATGCTATCATCTTTATATTTGGGGTCATCGGTTTCTATCTCCTGCTAAAACAAAGATTTAATGAAATCCAAAGTTTATGTGGTTGTTTAATTTATATTTCATTCCCCTTGATAATTTCCTGGGCCGCCAGTGGTTCTATTGATGTTCCGGCCATCTCATTTTCAATTTGGGCTATTTATTTAATGGTCAGAGGTGTGGAAGAACATTCAAAATATTTATATCTGGCCCTGCCCCTGTTTGTTCTGGCAGTTCTGACCAGGTACACTGCTGCCCTTTTAATATTTCCCATGATATTATACTTGGCCATGGGTAGTGCTCTGGAAAAAGGGTTAAAGACACATTTAACCCATTTATTGGTAGCGGGGGCACTAATAACCCCCGTGGTGATCTACCTTTACCAGAAATTCAAGTACATATCATATCTCCTATTACTGATGAACGCTTCTATCTCTAACTGGAGGTCCATTGGTATGGGAGATGTGGCCTACAACCCGGATAACCTGTACTATCTGCATAATCTGTTAAATTACATGGGAGTAGGTCCGGTTAAAGGCAGTTATTATCAGTTATTCAGCCCCAGCCAGGCAGTTCCATCAATTTTATCTTACTTAACAGTAGTTCTGGTCCTCTGTGGCCTGAGCATATACGTCTACAGCATTTTAAAAAATAAAATAGAGCAGGTCAGCCAAAGGGATAAAAAAAGCCTGGTGCAGATAGTTGCCTTGGTTTTTTTAATAATTTTAAGCCTGGTGAGCTTTTTTTATTTATCTTACATAATCACGGATATTCTGCTGTTTTTAACCTGCCTCTTATCCTACAAGATATTTCACCATGGCAAAAACAGTCATTTAAAAATTGATTTACTATTCCTATGCTGGTTTTTAACCTTCTTCATCATGCATAGTACCATTCCCATGAAAGTTGACCGCTATTTCATTACCGTGCTTCCGGCACTGGCTTACTTTATAATTCTGGGTTTAAGTGTTTTAATTGAAAGATATAAGCTAAGGATTAACAACAAGACTTGGAAGACGTGGGGATTATACGCAGTGGTGGGTTTGATATTTTTAACATCATCGACCGTGACTTTCATGGGACATACTCCCAATACTTGCTTGATTAAGTACATTGAACCTTCCACCCAGTGGCTGGAGGATTACGATCCACAATGCCAGGAAAAAGTAATTTTCTCTGATTACAGCCCGGCAGTGTCCTGGAGTATGAAAAAAATGGTGATTGGGGGTGTGTTAAAAGATTTTAAAAATACCAATGAATTCTCCTCCATGTTAACTGCTGCCGGTGCCGAATACTATATCGACGCCCTCAGTGAAAAAAAACCTGTACTGAAGGATTACCATGTTATTAAAGAAAATGGAGACATTGTCATTTACCAGAAAAACGAGGATTTTGAGAGTTAA
- a CDS encoding aconitase X, whose protein sequence is MYLTREEEKMYSGEYGPAVEKSMEILVALGDIYGADGMVEIVSAQIAGVSYKTIGDAGLEYLEELAKEGAQVVVPSTLNPAGVDLDRGPELGFPTEFTEKQLLIVEAYRKMGISTTCTCTPYLVGNVPLLGSHVAWSESSAVCYANSVLGARTNREGGPGALSAAICGRTPNYGYHLDQGRVPNLLVDVETPLKGADYGALGYLVGKNVGNGVPYFRLLDKTQIKPQVNQLKALGAALASSGAVALYHMENITPEYVEALKHVNALDKLTVTREDLNNTREKLSTSQKPDLVCLGCPHSSLEEIKEVANELEGKQLANQLWICTSISIKAAADRMGYTQTIENAGGHVVCDTCMVVAPIEDMGFKVIGVNSAKAANYVPSMCGLDVVFDEWENLIAIKKPDRSKYFYF, encoded by the coding sequence ATGTATCTTACCCGAGAAGAGGAAAAAATGTATTCTGGAGAATACGGCCCGGCTGTGGAGAAATCCATGGAGATACTGGTCGCTCTGGGAGATATATATGGAGCAGATGGAATGGTAGAAATTGTTTCCGCCCAGATAGCCGGAGTCTCCTATAAGACCATTGGTGATGCTGGTCTGGAGTACCTGGAAGAACTGGCCAAGGAAGGAGCCCAGGTAGTGGTCCCCAGTACCCTCAACCCCGCAGGTGTAGACCTGGACAGGGGGCCAGAACTTGGTTTTCCCACGGAATTCACTGAAAAACAGTTACTCATCGTGGAAGCCTACCGTAAAATGGGGATCAGCACTACCTGTACCTGTACCCCCTACTTGGTGGGTAATGTGCCACTGTTAGGCAGTCATGTTGCCTGGTCCGAGTCATCCGCAGTTTGCTATGCCAATTCAGTTCTGGGAGCAAGAACTAATAGGGAAGGTGGTCCCGGGGCATTGTCCGCAGCAATATGTGGTAGAACACCCAACTACGGCTACCACCTGGACCAGGGGAGAGTTCCCAACCTGCTGGTGGATGTTGAAACTCCATTAAAGGGTGCAGATTATGGTGCACTTGGTTATCTGGTGGGAAAAAATGTGGGAAACGGAGTCCCCTATTTTAGATTACTGGATAAAACTCAGATAAAGCCCCAAGTAAACCAATTAAAAGCCCTTGGTGCGGCACTGGCATCTTCCGGAGCAGTGGCCCTTTATCACATGGAAAATATCACCCCGGAATATGTGGAAGCTTTAAAACATGTCAATGCATTGGATAAATTAACTGTAACCCGGGAAGATTTGAATAATACCCGTGAAAAACTTTCCACATCACAAAAACCAGACCTGGTTTGTTTAGGGTGTCCTCATTCCTCTTTAGAGGAAATAAAAGAAGTTGCCAACGAGTTAGAAGGTAAACAATTGGCTAATCAGTTATGGATATGCACGTCCATTTCCATTAAAGCTGCCGCCGATAGAATGGGTTACACCCAGACCATAGAAAATGCTGGGGGACATGTAGTCTGTGATACCTGCATGGTTGTGGCCCCCATAGAAGATATGGGTTTTAAAGTTATTGGGGTTAATTCTGCTAAAGCTGCTAACTACGTGCCCAGTATGTGCGGACTGGACGTGGTATTTGATGAATGGGAGAATTTAATAGCCATTAAAAAGCCAGACAGAAGTAAATATTTCTATTTTTAG
- a CDS encoding DHHA1 domain-containing protein — translation MTHKKQHYLLNRAEEANVLLKEHLDQDQVVRVISHNDSDGISAAGVICNAISQEGGKFHVTLVPRLQDKVLDRLSQEKYKLFFFCDMGSGYVERIGRLNGQSIIADHHQTMDSTGDDEETVVHVNPHLFGLDGTRDVSASGVTYLTVKSFNKVELAGLALVGAFGDMQYANGFTGVNETILSEATEAGVVQQHEDLKISSKTEPLYKALAHTFQPAIPGISGNLEKSQAFLEKIGISYGIKFTDLANEEKDFLTEHLTRINPKIFDTVYSMPQEKPALRNLEKYAEILDACGKNKKYSVGLSICLGERDSAIAEGVEYLSKYQESLIKGIRWISREGSQEMDYVQYLYTEDKGNKKIMGTLASLGIELEILNPQKPVITLSRMHQDVKVSGRTTLEMTQKGVNLGFALEQAAKSFNGAGGGHNIAAGAMVPYKELENFKNLVNDIVGSQVS, via the coding sequence ATGACCCACAAAAAGCAGCACTACTTGTTAAATAGAGCTGAAGAAGCAAATGTGCTCCTGAAGGAGCACTTGGATCAGGACCAGGTGGTGAGAGTGATCTCCCACAATGATTCTGATGGTATATCGGCGGCAGGTGTTATCTGCAACGCCATCTCCCAGGAAGGGGGAAAGTTCCACGTAACTTTAGTACCCCGTCTCCAGGACAAAGTCCTGGATAGGCTTTCCCAGGAGAAATACAAACTTTTCTTTTTCTGTGACATGGGGAGTGGCTATGTGGAGAGAATAGGCCGGCTCAATGGCCAGTCTATAATCGCCGACCACCACCAGACCATGGACAGCACCGGAGATGACGAAGAGACTGTGGTGCATGTGAACCCCCACCTGTTCGGACTGGACGGGACCCGGGATGTTAGTGCCTCGGGAGTCACCTACCTCACTGTAAAATCTTTTAACAAAGTTGAATTAGCAGGACTGGCCCTGGTTGGTGCCTTTGGTGATATGCAGTATGCCAATGGTTTTACTGGTGTGAACGAGACTATCTTATCTGAAGCCACCGAGGCAGGAGTGGTGCAACAACACGAAGACCTTAAAATTTCCTCCAAAACCGAACCCCTTTACAAGGCCCTGGCCCACACATTTCAGCCAGCCATCCCGGGGATTTCAGGAAACCTGGAAAAAAGTCAGGCCTTCCTGGAAAAAATTGGAATATCTTATGGTATTAAGTTCACCGACCTGGCCAACGAGGAGAAAGACTTCCTCACTGAACACCTGACCCGGATCAATCCAAAAATATTCGACACCGTGTACAGCATGCCTCAGGAAAAACCTGCACTGCGAAATCTGGAAAAATACGCCGAAATATTAGATGCCTGTGGTAAAAACAAGAAATACTCCGTGGGACTGAGCATCTGTCTGGGTGAACGGGATTCAGCCATTGCCGAAGGAGTGGAATATCTGAGCAAATACCAGGAATCCTTGATCAAAGGCATCCGGTGGATCTCCAGGGAAGGTTCCCAGGAAATGGACTATGTGCAGTACCTTTACACCGAAGATAAAGGTAATAAAAAGATAATGGGAACATTAGCATCATTAGGGATTGAATTAGAGATATTAAATCCCCAAAAACCAGTGATAACCTTATCCCGCATGCACCAAGACGTTAAAGTATCGGGACGTACCACACTGGAAATGACCCAGAAAGGAGTCAACCTGGGTTTTGCCCTCGAGCAGGCAGCCAAAAGTTTTAACGGCGCAGGTGGTGGGCATAACATTGCTGCTGGAGCAATGGTACCCTATAAAGAGTTGGAAAACTTCAAAAACTTGGTTAATGACATTGTAGGCTCACAGGTCAGTTAA
- a CDS encoding 30S ribosomal protein S15, with protein sequence MAAKPEWVEYSTEEIEEIILKLRKEGKSTSVIGVILRDQYGIPDVKAVTGMKITHVLEKHDQGEEYPEDLMNLIRKAVNIRDHLKENPKDLHTKRGLQLVESRIRRLVKYYTREGVLPEGWRYDPQKAALLVK encoded by the coding sequence ATGGCAGCAAAGCCTGAATGGGTTGAATACTCAACTGAAGAAATAGAAGAAATCATATTAAAACTGAGAAAAGAAGGAAAATCAACCAGTGTCATCGGAGTTATACTACGGGACCAGTACGGAATTCCAGATGTTAAAGCAGTAACCGGGATGAAAATAACCCATGTACTGGAAAAACACGACCAGGGTGAAGAATACCCTGAAGACCTCATGAACCTCATCCGTAAGGCCGTCAACATCCGGGACCACCTTAAGGAAAACCCTAAGGATCTGCACACCAAGAGGGGTCTGCAGCTGGTAGAATCCAGGATCAGAAGACTGGTAAAGTACTACACCCGGGAAGGAGTTCTACCTGAAGGATGGAGATATGACCCACAAAAAGCAGCACTACTTGTTAAATAG
- a CDS encoding XTP/dITP diphosphatase: MGKSEDPLYITFITGNQHKVKEAQGIFHQFNIEVEHVDLGYPEIQGELIDVARFGAVDAARRLGRPVIVEDAGLFIKALNWFPGTYSSYVQDTLGNQGILKLMNNVEDRYAEFRSVIGFATPKTEPETFLGVVGGQIAHQEKGDHGFAYDPLFVPEGYSQTFGELTRKEKNEFSHRRRSLENFAQWYKDFINGE; the protein is encoded by the coding sequence ATGGGCAAATCAGAAGATCCTTTATACATAACCTTTATAACCGGTAACCAACACAAAGTAAAAGAAGCTCAAGGAATATTCCACCAGTTCAATATTGAGGTGGAGCACGTAGACCTGGGATACCCTGAAATTCAGGGAGAGCTAATAGATGTGGCTCGCTTTGGTGCAGTAGATGCTGCCCGGCGGCTAGGAAGACCAGTCATTGTTGAAGATGCCGGTTTGTTTATAAAAGCTCTTAACTGGTTTCCAGGAACATATTCATCATACGTGCAGGACACCCTGGGCAATCAAGGCATTTTAAAACTGATGAACAATGTCGAAGACCGTTACGCCGAGTTCAGGTCGGTGATTGGGTTTGCAACACCCAAGACCGAGCCCGAGACTTTTTTAGGTGTAGTCGGAGGACAGATAGCCCATCAGGAAAAAGGAGATCATGGTTTCGCCTACGATCCACTGTTTGTACCCGAAGGATACAGCCAGACCTTTGGTGAACTCACCCGAAAAGAGAAGAATGAATTCTCCCACCGTCGCCGTTCACTGGAAAACTTTGCCCAATGGTATAAGGATTTTATAAATGGCGAATAA
- the acs gene encoding acetate--CoA ligase has translation MVKSANNLDNEKKVFKPNYMLVEEAHVKNWEAEIEKGKDIEKYWAEKAEQFEWFQKWDQVLDESNKPFYKWFTNGKINLAYNAVDRWIHTDKRNQVAILYANERGDEKKLTYYELYREVNKMANALKNLGVEKGDTVSMYMPMCPELLISMLACNKIGAVHSVVYSGLSVGAFVERMNDAKAKILVTADGTFRRGKVIDLKKIVDEAMLKCHTIETTIVVKHAGNPIHMSELSGKEIFYDTLLEGEPDECPVEEMDSEDPLFILYTSGSTGKPKAVLHTTAGYMVGVATTLKTIFDIHNGDLWWCTGDIGWITGHSYLIYGPLLLGTTTLVYEGAPDYPDPGIWWKIVEKYGVTKLYTSPTAIRHLMRYGNKYPTVYNLSSLKILGSVGEPMNPAAWMWLYRNIGQEKTPIMDTWWQTETGMHMISPLPVSHLKPGTPTLPFPGVDIDVVDENGNPVPVGEDGYVVVKKPWPAMFRTLYKDEKRFVNVYWKDIPGGVYRAGDMARKDEDGYIWIQGRSDDVLKIAGHRVGTSEVEAAFSSHPAVAEAAVIGKSDPVKGQVIKAFVILKEGYKLTTKLISELQRHVRYELGPVAVLGDIVQVDNLPKTRSGKIMRRVLRAREEGKDLGDLSTLEDG, from the coding sequence ATGGTAAAAAGCGCTAATAACTTGGATAATGAGAAAAAAGTTTTTAAACCTAATTACATGTTGGTGGAAGAGGCCCACGTAAAGAACTGGGAGGCAGAAATCGAGAAGGGTAAAGATATTGAGAAGTACTGGGCAGAAAAGGCCGAACAATTTGAATGGTTCCAGAAATGGGACCAGGTCCTGGATGAAAGTAATAAACCATTCTACAAGTGGTTCACCAATGGTAAAATCAACCTGGCCTACAATGCCGTGGACCGCTGGATACACACCGATAAACGGAACCAGGTGGCTATACTCTACGCCAACGAGAGGGGTGACGAGAAGAAGCTCACCTACTACGAGCTCTACCGTGAAGTGAATAAAATGGCCAATGCCCTGAAGAACCTGGGCGTGGAAAAGGGAGACACAGTGTCCATGTACATGCCCATGTGCCCGGAACTTCTGATCTCCATGCTGGCCTGTAACAAGATTGGGGCAGTGCACAGCGTGGTATACTCGGGATTGAGTGTCGGTGCCTTTGTGGAGCGAATGAACGATGCCAAGGCCAAAATCCTGGTAACCGCCGATGGAACCTTCCGCCGGGGAAAAGTCATTGACCTTAAAAAAATCGTGGACGAAGCCATGCTGAAGTGCCACACCATTGAAACCACCATTGTGGTCAAGCACGCTGGAAACCCCATCCACATGTCGGAGTTAAGTGGTAAGGAAATATTCTACGACACACTCCTGGAGGGTGAACCGGACGAATGTCCAGTTGAGGAAATGGACTCAGAAGACCCTCTGTTCATACTTTACACTTCGGGAAGCACAGGGAAACCTAAGGCAGTTCTCCACACCACCGCAGGATATATGGTAGGGGTGGCCACCACCTTAAAAACCATTTTTGACATTCATAACGGTGATTTGTGGTGGTGTACTGGGGATATAGGCTGGATCACCGGCCACAGTTACCTTATCTACGGTCCCCTTCTTCTGGGGACCACCACCCTGGTATACGAAGGAGCCCCTGATTACCCGGATCCCGGGATATGGTGGAAGATCGTGGAAAAATACGGTGTAACCAAGTTATACACCTCCCCAACCGCTATAAGACATTTAATGCGTTACGGGAACAAGTACCCCACCGTCTACAACCTTTCTTCCTTGAAGATACTAGGCAGTGTAGGTGAACCCATGAACCCCGCCGCCTGGATGTGGCTGTACAGGAACATTGGCCAGGAAAAAACGCCAATTATGGATACCTGGTGGCAGACAGAGACCGGAATGCACATGATTTCCCCGCTGCCCGTTTCTCACCTGAAACCCGGTACACCCACCCTTCCCTTCCCGGGTGTGGACATCGATGTAGTGGATGAAAATGGAAACCCGGTCCCCGTGGGGGAAGACGGCTACGTGGTGGTTAAGAAACCATGGCCGGCCATGTTCCGTACCCTCTATAAGGATGAAAAAAGATTTGTCAATGTCTACTGGAAGGACATACCTGGCGGGGTCTACCGCGCCGGGGACATGGCCCGCAAGGACGAAGATGGTTACATCTGGATACAGGGCCGTTCTGATGACGTGCTGAAGATTGCAGGGCACCGGGTGGGAACTTCGGAGGTGGAAGCTGCCTTCTCCTCCCATCCAGCGGTAGCGGAAGCAGCAGTCATTGGTAAATCAGACCCGGTTAAGGGGCAGGTTATTAAGGCCTTTGTCATCCTCAAGGAGGGGTATAAATTAACCACCAAACTTATCAGTGAATTGCAGAGGCATGTGCGTTACGAACTGGGACCAGTGGCCGTGCTGGGTGACATTGTCCAGGTTGATAATCTACCCAAAACCAGGAGTGGTAAGATCATGCGCCGTGTACTCCGTGCCCGGGAAGAAGGAAAGGATCTGGGAGATTTATCCACCTTAGAAGATGGTTAA
- the larC gene encoding nickel insertion protein: MLLMITVDDLPTEGLPYIIERTMERGAKNIHVLNGITKKGRVEYIFLVEVSKKSLEDISKFLALELGTLGMKIFHTDHIKLPFEIISRKVVVETENTQLEIEVQVKYLKNDNDQVISLKAEYEDIKKIALKLESRGISIPLAKLKTVIEAEAYKKVLDNDNIRIKVN, translated from the coding sequence ATGCTGCTGATGATCACCGTGGACGATCTACCCACCGAAGGTTTGCCCTACATTATTGAACGCACCATGGAGAGAGGAGCTAAAAATATACACGTCCTGAATGGTATTACTAAAAAAGGACGTGTAGAATATATTTTTTTAGTAGAAGTTAGTAAAAAATCTTTAGAAGATATTTCAAAATTCCTTGCATTGGAATTAGGTACATTAGGGATGAAAATATTCCATACAGATCATATAAAACTCCCTTTTGAAATAATTTCCCGAAAAGTAGTAGTTGAAACCGAAAATACCCAATTAGAAATAGAAGTGCAAGTTAAATATCTCAAAAATGATAACGACCAGGTCATATCATTAAAAGCAGAATACGAAGACATTAAAAAAATAGCATTGAAACTTGAATCCCGGGGGATATCCATCCCACTGGCCAAGTTGAAAACCGTGATCGAAGCCGAAGCCTATAAAAAGGTACTTGATAACGACAATATAAGAATAAAAGTTAATTAA